The following proteins are co-located in the Pseudomonadota bacterium genome:
- the ccsA gene encoding cytochrome c biogenesis protein CcsA — MALFGEIMLCVAAVLSAAGGALCLGTGGAGRRFVAGRSALYAAAAAGAVALIALVFLLLVRDYRVAYVRDYADETMSLGYLIAALWGGQQGSLALWAVLQTWFTAAAAATIDGRRQRGGALALALLAALGAFFLLLVLFESDPFSSLGTASANGIGLNPLLRNAFMVFHPPTLFLGFVGFSVPFAHAAAALVEGDGEGWIAGQRPWILFAWIFLTIGNALGMVWAYEELGWGGYWGWDPVENASLMPWLTGTALVHSALAEERLGALRRWNVVLVALTFVLIVFGTFLTRSGVIESVHAFAGATVGPYLLGLIAVIGVGVLALVVARFGALRRRGAPKRSPLRLALLHANNWLFLAATAFVAITTTMPLLSAALAGDKVTLTAEFYNTWMVPIGLAVLGLLGACAAIGWAVDERGQKALRRLGPAVGLGAAAAVMGGAALGVRPALGPIMRFAPAISVGLLVFAGAVLAAAMRRTILGARKEGRSAARGRRRLGAQVVHVAVALLFVGFLGAAFSDENQGLLRPGEGIAVAGYRLDFMGLRDDRDVSREAVIADLDARGPGGAIGVMSPARHTYHSHPGQPTSEVAVERGLGEDLFVILGETDEESGAAVIRVVVNPLVAWVWIGSALLVLGGVIALVRPGALTELVELRPDLRARLAAPFLLIALGTFAVAGAGAIWDAATAVAVLGGLSLAAALFHVAATLRSFLEPGAVP, encoded by the coding sequence ATGGCGCTGTTCGGTGAGATCATGCTGTGCGTCGCCGCAGTGCTCTCCGCGGCGGGGGGGGCGCTGTGCCTCGGGACGGGCGGGGCGGGGCGTCGGTTCGTCGCCGGGAGATCCGCCCTGTACGCCGCGGCCGCGGCCGGTGCGGTCGCGCTCATCGCCCTCGTCTTCCTCCTCTTGGTCCGGGACTACCGCGTCGCCTATGTCCGCGACTACGCCGACGAGACGATGTCGCTCGGGTACCTGATCGCGGCGCTGTGGGGCGGTCAGCAGGGCTCCCTCGCGCTGTGGGCGGTGCTGCAGACCTGGTTCACCGCGGCCGCGGCGGCCACGATCGACGGGCGCAGGCAACGCGGCGGCGCCCTGGCCCTCGCGCTGCTCGCGGCGCTCGGGGCGTTCTTCCTCCTGCTCGTGCTGTTCGAGTCCGACCCGTTCTCGTCCCTCGGCACGGCGTCCGCGAACGGGATCGGGCTGAACCCGTTGCTCAGGAACGCGTTCATGGTGTTCCACCCGCCGACGCTCTTCCTCGGCTTCGTCGGGTTCTCCGTGCCGTTCGCCCACGCGGCGGCGGCGCTCGTCGAGGGGGACGGCGAGGGCTGGATCGCCGGGCAGCGCCCGTGGATCCTGTTCGCCTGGATCTTCCTCACGATCGGCAACGCGCTCGGGATGGTCTGGGCGTACGAGGAGCTCGGCTGGGGCGGCTACTGGGGCTGGGATCCGGTCGAGAACGCCTCGCTCATGCCGTGGCTCACCGGCACCGCGCTCGTGCACTCGGCGCTCGCAGAGGAGAGGCTCGGCGCGCTCCGCCGCTGGAACGTCGTGCTCGTCGCGCTCACCTTCGTCCTCATCGTCTTCGGCACGTTCCTCACGCGCTCCGGGGTCATCGAGTCGGTGCACGCGTTCGCCGGAGCCACGGTCGGCCCATACCTGCTCGGCCTCATCGCGGTGATCGGCGTCGGCGTGCTGGCGCTCGTCGTCGCGCGGTTCGGGGCGCTGCGGCGGAGGGGAGCTCCAAAGCGATCCCCGCTGCGGCTCGCGCTCCTGCACGCGAACAACTGGCTGTTCCTCGCCGCGACGGCGTTCGTCGCGATCACGACGACGATGCCCCTGCTGAGCGCGGCGCTCGCGGGCGACAAGGTGACGCTGACGGCGGAGTTCTACAACACGTGGATGGTGCCGATCGGCCTGGCGGTGCTCGGCCTGCTCGGCGCGTGCGCGGCGATCGGCTGGGCCGTCGACGAGCGGGGACAGAAGGCGCTGCGGCGCCTCGGGCCGGCCGTGGGGCTCGGGGCGGCGGCCGCGGTGATGGGGGGCGCGGCGCTCGGAGTTCGTCCGGCGCTCGGGCCGATCATGCGGTTCGCTCCAGCGATCTCCGTCGGGCTCCTCGTGTTCGCGGGCGCGGTGCTCGCGGCGGCGATGCGGCGGACGATCCTCGGCGCGCGGAAGGAGGGGCGCTCCGCGGCCCGCGGGCGGCGGAGGCTCGGCGCGCAGGTCGTGCACGTCGCCGTGGCGCTCCTGTTCGTCGGCTTCCTCGGCGCCGCGTTCTCCGACGAGAACCAGGGGCTGCTGCGCCCCGGCGAGGGGATCGCCGTGGCGGGGTATCGGCTCGACTTCATGGGGCTGCGCGACGACCGGGACGTGTCGCGCGAGGCCGTGATCGCCGACCTCGACGCGCGAGGGCCGGGCGGCGCGATCGGCGTCATGTCCCCGGCGCGGCACACGTACCACTCGCACCCGGGGCAGCCGACGAGCGAGGTCGCCGTCGAGCGCGGCCTCGGCGAGGATCTGTTCGTCATCCTCGGCGAGACCGACGAGGAGAGCGGCGCCGCGGTGATCCGGGTCGTCGTCAACCCGCTCGTCGCCTGGGTGTGGATAGGCTCCGCGCTCCTCGTGCTCGGCGGCGTCATCGCGCTCGTGCGGCCGGGGGCGCTCACGGAGCTCGTCGAGCTGCGCCCGGATCTGCGCGCGCGCCTCGCCGCGCCGTTCCTGCTGATTGCCCTCGGCACCTTCGCCGTCGCGGGTGCGGGCGCGA
- a CDS encoding lamin tail domain-containing protein, with translation MTRNTKGAWVLPLVVLSGCVDLGLLDELVPFDGGEDGEGSDIDADVDSDADGDSDTGGPPATDADDTEAPALVPIPCGAAEEEKAGFCVVAGNGTAAIRFATDEPASAAASADGARAEVVSGPWATEHLVVAAGLPADVEVALAVVIEDVNGNSAPLEVPVVALDGPTVAITEVLADPSGAEPDQELVEIANTGAAEVDLAGWMIDDNGDANGDVLPDGCVLAPGQVAILVAPDYDPESAEDPAPAAGAIIVRLEGSIGTSGLKNDAAESVELYDAGGAIVSAYDGRLGKPAEGRSATRVRAEVPDGCPLAFGDAPVNPPTPGEAPFVP, from the coding sequence ATGACGCGCAACACAAAAGGAGCATGGGTGCTGCCGCTCGTCGTCCTGAGCGGCTGCGTGGACCTCGGGCTGCTCGACGAGCTCGTCCCCTTCGATGGCGGGGAGGACGGGGAGGGCTCGGACATCGATGCCGATGTCGATTCCGACGCGGACGGCGACTCGGACACCGGGGGGCCGCCCGCCACGGACGCGGACGACACCGAGGCGCCGGCGCTCGTCCCGATCCCCTGCGGGGCCGCGGAGGAGGAGAAGGCGGGGTTCTGCGTCGTCGCGGGCAACGGGACCGCGGCGATTCGCTTCGCCACCGACGAGCCGGCGTCCGCGGCGGCGTCGGCGGACGGCGCGCGCGCTGAGGTCGTGAGCGGCCCCTGGGCGACGGAACACCTCGTCGTCGCCGCCGGGCTTCCGGCGGACGTGGAGGTCGCGCTCGCCGTCGTGATCGAGGACGTCAACGGCAACTCTGCGCCGCTCGAGGTTCCGGTGGTCGCGCTCGACGGCCCGACGGTGGCGATCACGGAGGTGCTCGCCGATCCCTCGGGCGCCGAGCCGGATCAGGAGCTCGTCGAGATCGCCAACACGGGAGCCGCGGAGGTCGACCTCGCGGGCTGGATGATCGACGACAACGGCGACGCGAACGGAGACGTGCTCCCGGACGGCTGCGTGCTCGCGCCCGGCCAGGTCGCGATCCTCGTGGCCCCGGACTACGATCCGGAGTCGGCCGAGGATCCCGCGCCCGCCGCCGGCGCGATCATCGTCCGTCTCGAGGGCTCGATCGGGACGAGCGGGCTCAAGAACGACGCGGCCGAGAGCGTGGAGCTGTACGACGCGGGCGGCGCGATCGTGAGCGCCTACGACGGTCGGCTCGGGAAACCTGCCGAGGGCCGCTCGGCGACCCGCGTCCGCGCCGAGGTGCCGGACGGCTGCCCGCTCGCGTTCGGCGACGCGCCGGTCAACCCGCCGACCCCCGGCGAGGCCCCGTTCGTGCCCTGA